The sequence TCAGACCTTACAAGTCCTTTCTCCTTTGCAACTGTGTATGAGCCACAGGCCATCAGGTCATTATAAGCTACTATTTCCGCACGTATAAATCCTCTCTCAAAGTCACTGTGAATCTTACCGGCAGCTTGAGGGGCTTTTGTACCGGTTACTATTGTCCAGGCCCTTACTTCTTGAGGCCCTGCTGTGAGGTAGCTAATAAGTCCTAAAAGCTTGTAGCTGGATTTTATCAGTTTATCCAGACCGGATTCAGATAACCCTAACTCAACAAGAAATTCTTCTCTTTCCTCATCCTGCAACTGTGCTATTTCCTCTTCTATTTTTGCACATATGATCATTACCTCGGAGCCTTCTTTTGCAGCATATTCCTTTAGCTCTGCTACAAAGGCATTGTCGCCGCTTGATTGGAGATCGTCTTCAGACACATTTGCGGCATAAAGTACTGGTTTGGAGGTAAGAAGCAGCAACTGGTCTACTAGTGTCTGCTGATCTGTATCAAATTTCATCATTCTGACGGAGTTGCCTTTTTCCAGATTGTCTCTGATACTTTCATAGAGTTCAAGTTCTACCTGGAATTTCTTATCCCCGGACTTAAGCATTTTCCTTGTTCTGTCTATCCTTCTTTCCATTACTTCCATATCAGCAAAAATCAGTTCCAGGTTTATTGTTTCGATATCGCGGACGGGTCCTATAGAACCGTCAACATGTACTATATTCCCATCTTCAAAACACCTTACAACGTGAACTATGGCATCAACTTCACGGATATGGGATAAGAATTTGTTCCCTAAACCTTCACCTTTACTTGCGCCCCTTACCAAACCTGCAATATCAACAAACTCTACTGTAGTGGGGGTAACCTTCTCCGGATTGTACATCTGGGCAAGTTTGTCAAGTCTTTCATCAGGAACGGCAACTATTCCTACATTGGGTTCAATAGTACAAAAGGGATAATTGGCACATTCAGCTCCTGCTTTGGTAATAGCATTGAAAAGTGTACTTTTTCCTACGTTCGGCAAACCAACAATTCCGAGTCTCATCTATATCATCTGTCCTTTCGTATTCTATACAATTTTAGTTTATTCCACTTATTCCGGATTTAAATAATCAGTTCAAATTTATCAGGGTTTAGCAACAAAAATAAGCTGTTGCATATTGCCTATAAAATTATATATGATATAACTTTCTAATGCAATAAAATAATATGCGGGTAATACTAAGGTTCTCTAAATCATAAAGGATTTTTGTGATTTATGCAGAATAACATGTATTGAATATTAACTTTAGAATCATATATTATTAGATCAATGGGGATTATTGCAGCAAAGTCCAAATTGCACAATGAGGTGGAAGAGATATGAAGAAAATAGAGGCTATTATACGGCCTGGCAAGCTTAATGATGTACTTGATGAGCTTAATCGCCATCAGATTTTCGGGATAACGGTTACCCAGGTTATGGGTTGTGGATTGCAGGGAGGAAGGACACAATATTACAGAGGCAATAAATACTCAATCAACCTATTGCCGAAAACAAAGATTGAAACTATTGTCAAGGATTCATGGGTAGATGAGATTGTGCAGGCGATAATAAAAGTAGCCAGAACCGGTGAGATTGGGGATGGCAAAGTATTCATCTACGATGTTGAAGATGCGTACAGAATCAGAACCGACCAGAGAGGTGAAGCTGCTATTACGTAAGAAAACGCATGCATATACATGCGCTTTCTTATTTTATATGTTTTAAATCATTGTCGATAATATAAATGAAGAAATAATTGTAATGGTGAAAAAAACAAGTACGAAGTAGTCCATACTTTGCATCTTAATCTCCTTGTAGTGAGTACGTTTTCCAGACCCAAAACCCCGCACTTCCATGGAAATTGCCATTTTCTCAGTCTTTTTTACCGATGAAACCAGCAAGGGGACGGCAAGAGGGATTACGATTACAAGCTTCTTAAAAGGGTTTCTTGTATCAGAGTGATAGCCCCTTGACATCTGTGCTTGCAGTATCTGTTCCATTTCACCCATAAATGTGGGTATGAAACGGAGTGCTGTAATAAACATAAATGAATACTTAAAAGGAACTTTTAGTTTCTCAACCATAACTACTACTATATCGGTCATTGGTGTAGTCATTATCATGATAGGAATGGCAGAGACTGTAGAAAGCATCCTCAGAGCCATTGTGAGGCTGAGGATGAGACCTGTATCTGTAATTCTTCCTTTATTAAAATAGGGTATAGCATAAAACAATGTGTTTCCATCTGTGACAAAGAAAATCTGACATAGAACCAGAAAAAGAGAAAATATAAACAATCCTTTGACTATTGGCAAAATTTGTTTAAATACACCACTTACAGCCGCAACTAAAAGATTTGTTACAAATATGACCAGGATTATCAATGGTTGGCTAAACATGAAACTAAGCGCTAAAACAACAAACGTCCAAATGATCTTAGTAATAGGGTTTAGCCTGTGTACAAACGAATCTTTAGCTATATATTCAACCATTGCAGGCATTTTTCTCACCACCCGTAAGTAATAATATTTCATTAAACATATCTTCTACTGTATATGCGTTTTTAAAGAGGCCTTGCTTGTGGAATTTTCTGGCCAACAGGTATATCTGAGGTGAGTGAAGCTTTGCAAGTGAAAGACTTTCTGTCTTGCCAAGAACTGTCTCAGCAGGTCCATCTTCGAGTATCTGTCCTTTATACAGAATAATAACCCGTTTAGCATATCTGGACACAAGCTCCATATCATGTGTTACGAATATGATTGTTTTTCCGGACATATTAAGCAGCTTTATTATCTCCATTATCTCTATGCTTTCCTGATAGTCCTGTCCTGTAGTAGGCTCGTCGAGTACTATGACTTCCGTTTCCATTGCTAATACTGAAGCCAGGGCAATACGCTGGCGCTGACCTTTACTGAGTGAAAACGGATCTGATCCGAGGTGGCCGGATAGGCCTACATTTTCTGCAGCAAGCCGTACGTGCTTATCAATATACTCCTGGCTTTTTCCTAAATTTTTAAGTCCGAAAGCTATTTCATCAAATACAGTACTGCAAAAAATCTGGTGATCCGGATTCTGAAAAAGAAATCCTATATGCTGTGCCAACGAACTGGTTTTAGCAGAACAGACATCCACACCATTTACCGTTATTTTACCTTTTGTGGGCTTAAGAAGGCCGTTGAACTGCTTGAGCAATGTAGTTTTTCCTGCACCATTCTGGCCGATTATGGCGGCAAACTCTCCCGTCTTAATTGAGAGATTCAAATCTCTCAATACCTGGATTCCGTTTGTATATTCATAGCTAAGATGTTCTATATGAATCATTTTTTTCCTCCAAAGCTTTTTAAGGGCTAAACAATATACTTCAGTGACTAAGTAATGACACCCGGTAGTGAAGATAGCAGCAGACAACATAATAAAGTTGGCCTGTGTGACCAACCCTATCATTTAGATGTATCGATAATTGTATATCTATTGTAAAAGAACCTGCATATATGTCATAAGGGTAATAAGTTCTCTGCTTACGATAAATTTTTTAACACCTTGCTTATAGCCATAAATGCTTCTGCTACATCCACAGGTATTTCACCGTTGTAAAGTCCTTCATTTTTCAGCATTGAAACCAACCTTGTCACGGGTGCACAGCTTACACCCAGTTCCTGCAAAATATCCTGCCGGGAAAGTACATTTCGGGTCGGACCGTCTATAATAATACTTCCCTTGTTCATAACAACCAAACGGGAGCAGTATTCTGAAACAAGCTGCATTTTTTGCTCGACAACTACTACTGTGATATTAAATTCGGTATTTAACTTTTTAAGAGTTTCAAATACATCAAGGCTTCCCAGAGGGTCAAGTTCGGATGTTGGTTCATCCAAAACCAATACTTTTGGTCTTAGTGCTATTGCAGCAGCTATTGCGACTCTTTGCTTCTGGCCACCCGAAAGCCTCACTGTTGATGAGTGTCTGAGGTGGGATATCCCTGCGAGTCTCAGGCTTTCTTCTATACGATTCTCCATTTCTGGTTTTGGTATACCCATGTTTTCCAAACCAAAAGCTATCTCTTCTTCTACAATAGAAGATACTATCTGAGCCTCCGGATCCTGAAACACACTTCCGATTGAATAAGCAAGGACAGCACAGGTATTATCCACTGTATCCCTGCCATCTATAATTACATGACCGTAATAGTCGCCATTCTGAAAGTGAGGTACTACTCCGTTAAGACAAAGAGTAAGGGTTGATTTTCCTGCACCTGTAGGGCCTATTATGCCTACGAACTCACCTTCCGAAATATTCAGGTCTATATTTTTTAGCGCAGCTTCTGCCGAGCCTGTATAGTTGAATGTAAGATTTTTGATATCAATCATTATAGCCTCTTATCAATCTTTTTTTCCTAAAGCGGTTTTAATAGGATAGTATAAAACCTGTGCAATTATAGTGTTTACTACGGCCGTTACTATGACTACAGTCAGCAGGTAAGTAAATGTAGGATTTTTTTTCACTTCCACAAACAGAATAAGGAATTTTAGTGTAGTGATATAAGTAAGTCCACTTGCCAGAGTACCAATGAAAGTAACTAAGGCCGGCTTAAGTGAAAATTTCTTTACAGACGGTTTGAAAGGAAGCATTGTAAGCCCATATGCCACCAGTAGTCCTACAGGTTCGCTCAGAAAATTAATGTAGGGGATAAGTGATTTTGTTGTGAAATGGCACACAGCAGCTGCAACTAAACTGATACCTACAGCTTCAAGGAATTTTGGTCTGATAAGAATAATTGCAAGACAGTACATACCGATGACAAAGTTTGGCGTTATACCGAATACCTGTGGTGCATATAGTCTTAGTACTGCTCCTGCTGCGAGTAAAATTCCTACTAATACTACATCGACTGCCTGCATACCTTTCTTTGCTGAAACTTCTCTTTTTTGCATTGCTACATTTTCCATAAAAATACAACCTCCTTAATATACTGTTGAGTTCTGTGAGAAGAAGGTTGAGATTTGCACATTAATCAATTATTTATACTATCTGAAATAATTTCTGATAATAAAAATAGCCAGGATAAACCCGACTATGTAACATCATATTGATAGTAGGCTCATCTCGTCTCATCTCGTCTTAAATTTTCTCATCTCTTCTCAAAACCAATTAACATTATAGTAACATTAAAGATTTCAAATGTCAATTCAAATCCTATCAAAAAGCTTTGATGCTGATTACTTACAGTAATCAGCTTTCACGGTAATCAAGAATTCTTTTACTTTTCTTTTCACTTCTGGGAAGTTCCCCAATATTATATGCTTCTGCACTTATGAGAATGCCTATGCGCTTTTTGAATAGGTCGGTTACATTTTTTTCTACTGCTTCTTTATCAGCAGCATA comes from Clostridia bacterium and encodes:
- the ychF gene encoding redox-regulated ATPase YchF, whose amino-acid sequence is MRLGIVGLPNVGKSTLFNAITKAGAECANYPFCTIEPNVGIVAVPDERLDKLAQMYNPEKVTPTTVEFVDIAGLVRGASKGEGLGNKFLSHIREVDAIVHVVRCFEDGNIVHVDGSIGPVRDIETINLELIFADMEVMERRIDRTRKMLKSGDKKFQVELELYESIRDNLEKGNSVRMMKFDTDQQTLVDQLLLLTSKPVLYAANVSEDDLQSSGDNAFVAELKEYAAKEGSEVMIICAKIEEEIAQLQDEEREEFLVELGLSESGLDKLIKSSYKLLGLISYLTAGPQEVRAWTIVTGTKAPQAAGKIHSDFERGFIRAEIVAYNDLMACGSYTVAKEKGLVRSEGKEYVMHDGDVTLFRFNV
- a CDS encoding P-II family nitrogen regulator; translation: MKKIEAIIRPGKLNDVLDELNRHQIFGITVTQVMGCGLQGGRTQYYRGNKYSINLLPKTKIETIVKDSWVDEIVQAIIKVARTGEIGDGKVFIYDVEDAYRIRTDQRGEAAIT
- a CDS encoding energy-coupling factor transporter transmembrane protein EcfT, with the protein product MPAMVEYIAKDSFVHRLNPITKIIWTFVVLALSFMFSQPLIILVIFVTNLLVAAVSGVFKQILPIVKGLFIFSLFLVLCQIFFVTDGNTLFYAIPYFNKGRITDTGLILSLTMALRMLSTVSAIPIMIMTTPMTDIVVVMVEKLKVPFKYSFMFITALRFIPTFMGEMEQILQAQMSRGYHSDTRNPFKKLVIVIPLAVPLLVSSVKKTEKMAISMEVRGFGSGKRTHYKEIKMQSMDYFVLVFFTITIISSFILSTMI
- a CDS encoding energy-coupling factor ABC transporter ATP-binding protein; translation: MIHIEHLSYEYTNGIQVLRDLNLSIKTGEFAAIIGQNGAGKTTLLKQFNGLLKPTKGKITVNGVDVCSAKTSSLAQHIGFLFQNPDHQIFCSTVFDEIAFGLKNLGKSQEYIDKHVRLAAENVGLSGHLGSDPFSLSKGQRQRIALASVLAMETEVIVLDEPTTGQDYQESIEIMEIIKLLNMSGKTIIFVTHDMELVSRYAKRVIILYKGQILEDGPAETVLGKTESLSLAKLHSPQIYLLARKFHKQGLFKNAYTVEDMFNEILLLTGGEKNACNG
- a CDS encoding ATP-binding cassette domain-containing protein translates to MIDIKNLTFNYTGSAEAALKNIDLNISEGEFVGIIGPTGAGKSTLTLCLNGVVPHFQNGDYYGHVIIDGRDTVDNTCAVLAYSIGSVFQDPEAQIVSSIVEEEIAFGLENMGIPKPEMENRIEESLRLAGISHLRHSSTVRLSGGQKQRVAIAAAIALRPKVLVLDEPTSELDPLGSLDVFETLKKLNTEFNITVVVVEQKMQLVSEYCSRLVVMNKGSIIIDGPTRNVLSRQDILQELGVSCAPVTRLVSMLKNEGLYNGEIPVDVAEAFMAISKVLKNLS